Proteins from a genomic interval of Streptomyces sp. NBC_00820:
- the tig gene encoding trigger factor → MKSAVETLNPTRVRLTVEVPFEELKDSLDAAYKKINQQVTVKGFRKGKIPARVIDQRFGRGAVLEEAVNDALPKFYTEAVNEAELSPLGQPEVDITELKDGETLNFTAEVDIRPSLEIPDYSGIEVEVDAIEVTDEDIEKSVEQLRERFASTAPVERAAEDGDVVTIDLEAKVDGEVLEDGVANGVSYTIGSGELLDGIDDAVKGLSAGEEGTFTSELKGGSAAGKESEVTVKVTQVAKRELPELDDEFAQLASEFDTLDELKADSVKRLTNMKQFDQATQAQERVLEKLLELVEVPVPEKLLEDEINTRKHNLEHHQLGQMGLTLDKYLEIQGKTAEEFDTETREAAVKGIKTQFVLDELVKKENLNVNQEELTEHLMRRAASSGMSPDQFAQAVVEGGQVPLLVGEVARGKALAVVVEAATVKDTNGEVVDLDDEDEETTETEAAAEVTEETTEA, encoded by the coding sequence GTGAAGAGCGCCGTGGAGACCCTGAACCCGACCCGGGTTCGGCTCACTGTCGAGGTGCCCTTCGAGGAGCTCAAGGACAGCCTCGACGCGGCGTACAAGAAGATCAACCAGCAGGTCACGGTGAAGGGCTTCCGTAAGGGCAAGATCCCGGCCCGCGTCATCGACCAGCGGTTCGGTCGCGGTGCTGTGCTCGAAGAGGCCGTCAACGACGCGCTCCCGAAGTTCTACACCGAAGCGGTCAACGAGGCCGAGCTGAGCCCGCTGGGCCAGCCCGAGGTCGACATCACCGAGCTGAAGGACGGCGAGACGCTGAACTTCACCGCCGAGGTCGACATCCGCCCGTCCCTCGAGATCCCGGACTACTCCGGCATCGAGGTCGAGGTCGACGCCATCGAGGTCACCGACGAGGACATCGAGAAGTCGGTCGAGCAGCTGCGCGAGCGCTTCGCCTCGACCGCCCCGGTCGAGCGTGCCGCCGAGGACGGCGACGTCGTCACCATCGACCTCGAGGCCAAGGTCGACGGCGAGGTCCTGGAGGACGGCGTCGCGAACGGCGTGTCCTACACCATCGGCTCCGGCGAGCTGCTCGACGGCATCGACGACGCCGTCAAGGGCCTGTCCGCCGGCGAGGAGGGCACCTTCACCTCCGAGCTGAAGGGCGGCTCCGCCGCGGGCAAGGAGTCCGAGGTCACCGTCAAGGTCACCCAGGTCGCCAAGCGTGAACTGCCGGAGCTGGACGACGAGTTCGCGCAGCTCGCCTCGGAGTTCGACACGCTGGACGAGCTCAAGGCCGACAGCGTCAAGCGCCTGACGAACATGAAGCAGTTCGACCAGGCCACCCAGGCGCAGGAGCGCGTCCTGGAGAAGCTCCTCGAGCTGGTCGAGGTCCCCGTCCCCGAGAAGCTGCTCGAGGACGAGATCAACACCCGCAAGCACAACCTGGAGCACCACCAGCTCGGCCAGATGGGCCTGACCCTCGACAAGTACCTGGAGATCCAGGGCAAGACCGCCGAGGAGTTCGACACCGAGACCCGCGAGGCCGCGGTCAAGGGCATCAAGACCCAGTTCGTCCTCGACGAGCTGGTCAAGAAGGAGAACCTCAACGTCAACCAGGAGGAGCTCACCGAGCACCTCATGCGGCGTGCGGCCTCCTCCGGCATGTCCCCCGACCAGTTCGCCCAGGCCGTCGTCGAGGGTGGCCAGGTGCCGCTCCTCGTCGGTGAGGTCGCCCGCGGCAAGGCCCTGGCCGTCGTGGTCGAGGCCGCCACGGTGAAGGACACCAACGGCGAGGTCGTCGACCTGGACGACGAGGACGAGGAGACCACGGAGACCGAGGCCGCCGCCGAGGTCACCGAGGAGACCACGGAGGCCTGA